The Ornithodoros turicata isolate Travis chromosome 7, ASM3712646v1, whole genome shotgun sequence genome includes a region encoding these proteins:
- the LOC135399833 gene encoding membrane-bound transcription factor site-2 protease-like, with product MIIFLIILLSIWTVMNFTDYMLKSCMMFPYIAWMERNGISLKLLRLQIYSTRFNRPIHLLGRRKSRFLYWWFTLGTFVSICAVVPSVWILITTAFSLHSNRAEGGDEALILQPAMPGINLPVTDILYYVCTLVICSVIHEFGHALSAVRENVRVQGCGIFVLGIFPGAYVDMPKDQLNALPAWRQLKIYCAGIWHNIVLILIAYLLLWCAPVSYKPLYKEHGGISVISVSGASGATGPSGLMAGDHIVGVDNCTVSDIESWKSCLISAIRLPQYGLCQKVDLVQPETTSGSHGDCCNGNPNSLCFAYTGSYVKQNQVCLPARHTIETATGLCNATCSGGDVCLTPILENGTKLVQVKRKNWKTMLFLGHPSELWHAATVSRWVPRLKYLSAFPLHACEVFLNYVIGFSGALAVLNSIPCLMLDGQWILQALIKMFTQHLPCLKRTRKLLYLILVFAGTFLLAANVVLGFRRLLTQT from the exons ATGATAATATTTCTTATTATTCTTCTTTCGATCTGGACAGTAATGAACTTTACAGATTACATGCTAAAG TCATGCATGATGTTTCCCTACATTGCTTGGATGGAGAGGAACGGCATAAGTCTGAAGCTCTTACGACTCCAGATCTATTCAACAAGGTTCAACAGACCTATACACCTCCTCGGTAGAAGGAAATCACGCTTCTTGTACTGGTGGTTCACTCTAGGAACATTTGTGAGCATCTGTGCAGTTGTGCCTTCAGTGTGGATACTTATCACGACAGCATTCAGCCTGCATTCAAATCGGGCCGAAGGGGGAGATGAGGCTCTAATTTTGCAGCCTGCA ATGCCAGGAATCAATCTTCCAGTGACCGACATCTTATATTATGTTTGTACCCTGGTGATATGTAGCGTCATCCACGAATTTGGTCACGCATTGTCTGCTGTGAG GGAAAATGTAAGGGTCCAGGGCTGCGGAATCTTTGTACTGGGAATTTTTCCAGGGGCCTACGTGGATATGCCAAAAGACCAACTTAATGCCCTTCCAGCATGGAGGCAGCTTAAAATTTATTGTGCAGGCATATGGCATAACATTGTACTCATACTCATTGCATACCTACTGCTCTGGTGTGCTCCTGTAAGTTATAAGCCGCTCTACAAAGAACACGGAGGGATCTCCGTCATTTCCGTCTCGGGG GCATCAGGAGCAACAGGTCCCAGTGGTCTAATGGCCGGTGACCACATAGTAGGCGTTGATAACTGCACGGTAAGCGACATAGAATCCTGGAAGTCCTGCCTTATCAGTGCGATAAGGTTGCCCCAGTACGGGCTGTGCCAAAAGGTGGACCTGGTGCAGCCAGAAACTACTTCAGGATCCCATG GAGATTGCTGCAATGGAAACCCAAACAGCTTGTGCTTTGCCTACACTGGCAGCTACGTGAAG CAAAATCAAGTCTGTCTTCCAGCAAGACACACAATAGAAACGGCTACAGGATTGTGCAATGCGACTTGTTCAGGAGGAGATGTCTGCTTGACACCCATTCTTGAAAATGGCACAAAACTGGTTCAGGTCAAGCGAAAAAACTGGAAGACTATGCTCTTTTTGGGACATCCTTCGGAACTCTGGCATGCTG CGACCGTGAGCAGATGGGTACCGAGGCTCAAGTATTTGTCGGCCTTCCCTCTTCATGCTTGTGAAGTCTTTCTCAA CTACGTCATCGGTTTTTCCGGAGCCTTGGCAGTTCTCAATTCCATCCCTTGCCTCATGCTGGATGGCCAGTGGATTCTTCAGGCTCTTATTAAAATGTTCACCCAACATCTACCCTGCCTGAAAAGGACACGGAAACTGCTTTACCTCATCCTTGTGTTTGCTGGGACATTCTTGTTGGCAGCCAATGTTGTATTAGGATTCCGTAGACTTCTGACGCAGACGTAG